One window from the genome of Salvia miltiorrhiza cultivar Shanhuang (shh) chromosome 7, IMPLAD_Smil_shh, whole genome shotgun sequence encodes:
- the LOC130995991 gene encoding uncharacterized protein LOC130995991, whose product MLLYKQKKNQAVKVNRFLISVTFLGSAGPIRFVVNEDELVAAVTDTALKSYAREGRLPILGSDLNNFILYCPIAGTEALSPWETIGSVGVRNFVLCKKPQAEKAIDSEKLPPISRKGSGSWKSWFNKSINPKISSH is encoded by the exons atgttgcTTTACAAGCAGAAGAAGAATCAGGCGGTGAAGGTAAACCGGTTCTTGATCAGCGTTACGTTTCTGGGTAGCGCCGGTCCGATCCGGTTCGTGGTCAATGAGGACGAGCTCGTTGCTGCTGTGACTGATACTGCGCTGAAATCGTATGCGCGTGAGGGCAGGCTCCCTATTCTTGGATCCGATCTCAATAATTTCATTCTCTATTGCCCCATTGCTGGAACTGAAG CTCTGAGTCCATGGGAGACGATTGGATCAGTTGGTGTTCGGAATTTCGTGCTGTGCAAGAAGCCTCAAGCTGAGAAGGCCATTGACAGCGAGAAGCTGCCTCCGATATCTCGCAAGGGGTCTGGCAGCTGGAAATCATGGTTCAACAAATCAATCAATCCCAAGATATCTTCTCATTGA